In Desulfomicrobium apsheronum, the following proteins share a genomic window:
- a CDS encoding hemagglutinin repeat-containing protein gives AGSNWNAGGSVTFGYGFSADAHVGMGKNSADSAWVNRQTSLIGQEEVDIRTEKNTHVEGAVIAAKNGNLKLDTGTLTYGDIKDHDKSKNLQVSLSGSYSFGGEGETSSSSTFDGGYNSGDRRQVNRATIGAGEIIIRSDPDSGLEGLNRDLRRAREITRDEQISVIVYVDSSAIREIASGFEGIRSNLEKLAQLVKQALPDDQRLQDSVDNQLSFRGKLIEKGMTDEQADAVLQKYALYADLMGEIGKLVDAKGGWSNLTEAEAQAFIDSLQRDSRFVALLASSDNILSDSQAITINSGKYVVGTVTGGLQAAGSDAKSVLLFLNDMSGYMFCSASGGLLFQENALNFTNTVHDFTDAVVYLTQHIDEVGPAVVEGLEKKWNEYLLAVREGDYYRAGNLFGEFHYEVGTVLVGAIGTAKGLMSGLKSAAPKFAATVEAAEAARLAKVGDGAVGVASKYAVGDFAVVSGKISQKQLRHIVGRKEYRGGGFLNSLEDAQNVLDSFRSGKTTILGKSKQGFPIVRYEGITGTNVNILSGFTNQPTNVFMIKGTKSPSVVPMNPNWIP, from the coding sequence GCCGGTTCCAATTGGAACGCTGGCGGTTCGGTCACCTTCGGCTATGGTTTCTCCGCCGATGCCCATGTGGGCATGGGCAAGAATTCGGCTGACTCAGCCTGGGTGAACAGGCAGACCTCGCTTATCGGCCAGGAAGAGGTCGATATCCGCACCGAGAAGAACACGCATGTCGAGGGCGCGGTCATCGCCGCCAAGAACGGGAATCTCAAGCTGGATACGGGCACCCTGACCTACGGGGATATCAAGGATCACGATAAATCCAAGAACCTCCAGGTCAGCCTGTCAGGTTCTTACTCCTTCGGCGGAGAGGGGGAAACGTCATCTTCCAGCACTTTCGATGGCGGTTACAATTCCGGAGACCGTCGCCAAGTCAATCGCGCCACCATCGGCGCAGGCGAGATCATCATCCGCTCCGACCCCGACAGCGGCCTGGAGGGGTTGAACCGGGACCTGAGGAGGGCCCGGGAGATCACCAGGGACGAACAGATTTCGGTAATCGTGTATGTCGACAGTTCGGCGATCCGGGAAATCGCGAGCGGTTTTGAAGGGATCAGAAGCAATCTGGAAAAGCTGGCCCAACTGGTGAAACAGGCGCTACCTGACGATCAACGTCTCCAGGACAGTGTGGATAACCAGCTGTCCTTCCGGGGTAAGCTCATTGAAAAGGGAATGACCGATGAGCAGGCCGATGCCGTGCTTCAAAAATATGCCCTGTACGCCGACTTGATGGGTGAGATCGGTAAGTTAGTCGATGCGAAAGGTGGTTGGAGCAATCTGACGGAAGCCGAGGCGCAGGCTTTCATTGATTCGCTCCAGAGAGATTCGCGCTTCGTTGCGTTGTTGGCATCCTCCGATAATATTCTTTCTGATTCGCAAGCAATCACAATAAATAGTGGAAAATACGTAGTCGGTACTGTCACAGGCGGCCTTCAGGCTGCAGGTTCAGACGCGAAGTCCGTTTTGCTCTTTCTCAACGACATGTCAGGTTACATGTTCTGCAGTGCGAGCGGCGGACTTCTGTTTCAAGAGAATGCCCTCAATTTCACAAATACCGTGCATGATTTCACAGATGCAGTTGTATACTTAACGCAACACATCGATGAGGTTGGCCCAGCCGTAGTTGAAGGGCTAGAAAAAAAGTGGAATGAATACTTGCTGGCTGTCAGGGAAGGGGACTATTATCGCGCGGGCAATCTGTTTGGAGAATTCCATTACGAAGTAGGCACGGTTCTCGTCGGGGCCATAGGAACTGCGAAGGGCTTGATGAGCGGGCTGAAATCCGCAGCCCCGAAGTTCGCTGCGACAGTGGAGGCTGCGGAAGCGGCGAGGCTTGCGAAGGTTGGGGATGGGGCGGTTGGGGTAGCTTCAAAGTATGCGGTTGGTGACTTTGCTGTAGTTTCTGGTAAAATTAGTCAAAAGCAATTGCGACATATAGTTGGACGCAAAGAATATCGTGGCGGTGGTTTTTTAAATAGTCTTGAAGATGCACAAAATGTACTTGACTCCTTCCGATCTGGAAAAACTACAATACTTGGTAAGTCTAAACAAGGATTTCCGATTGTTCGATATGAAGGTATTACAGGGACGAATGTAAATATTTTATCAGGTTTTACAAATCAACCGACCAATGTGTTTATGATTAAAGGGACAAAGAGCCCGAGTGTTGTGCCTATGAATCCTAATTGGATACCATAA
- a CDS encoding DUF2157 domain-containing protein, translating into MDVSRSRLRQAVEKGILDAGQAGLLWEFLEASAVDTPGFRFTHVLYYLGGLMAIGAMSLFMTLGWESFGGWGLLGIAVAYALAGLLLTENFLHKRRLPIPAGIIATFVVVLTPLAIYGFQVAMGWWADGRVYRDYHVYIDWRWIFMELGTLAAGAILLWRYRLPFLVMPVAATLWYMSMDLTPFIFGQADVNWELRKLVSLWSGVVITLVALWIDIRTRGEKDYAFWLYIFGVTAFWGGLSLMRSDSELNKFLYFCINMLLIFCGAALRRRVFAVFGGLGAAGYLGYLSWNVFKDSLLFPFVLTIIGLGVIWLGIIWQRHEKAIALKLRGILPKPLQDLVDRRG; encoded by the coding sequence ATGGACGTCAGCAGAAGCAGGCTGCGACAGGCGGTGGAAAAGGGTATACTCGATGCCGGACAGGCGGGGCTGTTGTGGGAGTTTCTTGAGGCTTCGGCCGTGGACACGCCGGGTTTTCGCTTCACCCACGTCCTTTATTATCTGGGCGGCCTCATGGCCATCGGCGCCATGAGCCTGTTCATGACCCTGGGCTGGGAGTCGTTCGGGGGGTGGGGGCTGCTTGGTATTGCCGTGGCCTACGCGTTGGCCGGCCTTCTGCTCACCGAAAATTTTCTGCACAAGCGCCGCTTGCCCATCCCGGCCGGGATCATCGCCACCTTTGTCGTGGTCCTGACTCCGCTTGCGATCTACGGATTCCAGGTAGCCATGGGCTGGTGGGCCGATGGACGGGTTTACCGCGACTACCATGTCTATATCGACTGGCGCTGGATCTTCATGGAGCTGGGTACCCTGGCCGCAGGGGCGATCTTGCTCTGGCGCTACCGGTTGCCGTTTCTGGTCATGCCCGTGGCCGCGACGCTGTGGTACATGAGCATGGACCTGACGCCTTTCATCTTCGGCCAGGCCGACGTCAACTGGGAACTGCGCAAGCTCGTCTCGCTCTGGTCCGGCGTGGTCATCACCCTTGTTGCCCTGTGGATCGACATCCGCACCAGGGGTGAAAAAGACTACGCCTTCTGGCTCTACATTTTTGGGGTCACTGCGTTCTGGGGCGGGCTTTCGCTGATGCGCTCCGACAGCGAGTTGAACAAATTTCTCTATTTCTGCATCAACATGCTGCTCATCTTCTGCGGCGCGGCGTTGCGGCGCAGGGTTTTCGCCGTTTTCGGTGGCCTGGGCGCGGCGGGCTATCTGGGCTATCTGTCCTGGAACGTCTTCAAGGACAGCCTGCTCTTTCCTTTCGTGCTGACCATCATTGGGCTTGGCGTGATCTGGCTTGGCATCATCTGGCAACGCCACGAGAAAGCCATTGCCCTGAAATTGAGAGGAATTCTGCCCAAGCCGCTGCAGGATCTGGTGGATCGCCGAGGCTAG
- a CDS encoding CvfB family protein codes for MIEFGKTATLKVMKMVTGGAYLDGENLGEVFVPKRELPTGTAVGDSLSVFLYRDSETVLTGSVTKPKAEVGQCAFMKVVAVTKSGVFVDWGLPKDLFVPSIEQYKALEEGRSYVILVYIDERTGRLAGTAKLHSYLSEEGEGFKPGQEVDLLISGFSELGFKAVINNTHLGLVFRDDAPGELRYGQRMKGFIKAIRPDGKIDLSLLPPGRSGLDMLGDRILTHLAACGGSTDLTDKSPAEYIAAAFGASKSNYKKALGRLYKQKKISIEPDRIVLL; via the coding sequence ATGATTGAATTCGGCAAAACCGCGACCCTCAAGGTCATGAAAATGGTCACGGGCGGAGCCTATCTCGACGGCGAAAACCTGGGTGAGGTCTTCGTGCCCAAGCGTGAACTTCCGACGGGCACGGCTGTTGGCGACAGCCTGAGCGTCTTTTTGTACCGGGACTCCGAAACCGTGCTCACGGGCAGCGTGACCAAACCCAAGGCCGAAGTCGGCCAGTGCGCCTTCATGAAGGTCGTGGCCGTGACCAAGTCCGGAGTCTTCGTGGACTGGGGCCTGCCCAAGGACCTCTTTGTCCCGTCAATCGAGCAGTACAAGGCGCTGGAGGAAGGCCGCTCCTACGTCATCCTCGTGTACATCGACGAACGCACCGGCCGTCTGGCGGGCACGGCCAAGCTGCACTCCTACCTGAGCGAAGAGGGAGAAGGATTCAAGCCGGGTCAAGAAGTGGATCTGCTCATCAGTGGCTTCTCGGAACTCGGTTTCAAGGCCGTGATCAACAACACCCACCTAGGGCTGGTCTTTCGCGACGACGCACCCGGCGAGTTGCGCTATGGCCAGCGCATGAAGGGCTTCATCAAGGCCATCCGCCCGGACGGCAAGATCGATCTGTCCCTGCTGCCTCCCGGCAGGTCCGGCCTGGACATGCTGGGTGACCGCATCCTGACCCATCTGGCGGCATGCGGTGGAAGCACAGATCTGACGGACAAAAGTCCGGCCGAATACATCGCCGCCGCCTTCGGGGCCAGCAAGTCCAACTACAAAAAAGCCCTGGGCCGCCTCTACAAGCAAAAGAAAATCAGCATCGAACCGGACCGGATCGTGTTGCTCTGA
- a CDS encoding DUF1456 family protein translates to MTNNDILRRLRYALNLDNAGVIRLFTLGGHGLSQEDLDLLLKKDDEPGFVDCPDVLLSAFLDGLITSRRGVREMAPETAETLNNNLILRKIRIALELKDSDMIRVLDAGGMEISKSELSALFRKQGHRNFVYCRDQLLRKFLSGLAKISREELS, encoded by the coding sequence ATGACCAACAACGACATTCTGCGCCGACTGCGCTATGCACTGAACCTGGACAACGCCGGTGTCATCCGGCTCTTTACCCTGGGTGGACACGGCCTGAGCCAGGAAGATCTCGATCTCCTGCTCAAGAAGGACGACGAACCGGGTTTCGTGGACTGCCCGGATGTGCTGCTGAGCGCGTTTCTGGACGGCCTGATCACCTCCCGGCGCGGCGTCCGGGAAATGGCCCCTGAAACGGCCGAGACGCTGAACAACAACCTGATCCTACGCAAGATCCGCATCGCCCTTGAGCTCAAGGACTCGGACATGATCCGTGTCCTGGACGCAGGCGGCATGGAAATCTCGAAATCCGAACTTTCCGCCCTCTTCCGCAAACAGGGGCATCGTAATTTCGTGTACTGCCGGGATCAGCTTTTAAGAAAATTTTTGAGCGGGCTTGCGAAAATCTCGCGGGAGGAACTTTCATGA